Proteins encoded within one genomic window of uncultured Desulfobacter sp.:
- a CDS encoding transposase: protein MPRAKRFFIPGCVWHITHRCDKKEFLLKFARDRNRWLDLLFRAKQKYGLEVLNYIVTSNHVHLLVSDNGNRDTIPKSMQVIAGQTAQEYNIRKKRRGAYWEDRYHATAIQADTHLVSCLIYIDMNMVRTGVVSHPSEWRWSGYNEIQNPKKRYAILNYRRLMELLGCESLDALKEVHGQWIEDSLKKGKLAREKKWSRSIAVGSREYIENIQTKLGVKAIHRKIHETQGSFELREDQSPYTAAFGAENERIRQVNMFNWDSF, encoded by the coding sequence ATGCCGCGTGCAAAAAGATTTTTTATTCCAGGTTGTGTATGGCACATAACCCATCGCTGTGACAAAAAAGAGTTTCTGCTGAAATTTGCTCGTGACAGGAATCGTTGGTTAGATTTGCTTTTCAGGGCCAAGCAGAAATACGGCCTTGAAGTTTTAAATTACATTGTCACTTCTAACCATGTCCATTTGCTGGTATCAGATAACGGTAACAGGGATACAATTCCAAAATCAATGCAGGTTATTGCCGGGCAGACGGCTCAAGAGTACAACATCAGAAAAAAACGGCGAGGTGCCTATTGGGAGGATCGTTACCATGCAACAGCAATCCAGGCCGATACCCATTTGGTCAGTTGTCTGATTTATATAGACATGAATATGGTACGAACAGGCGTCGTCTCTCATCCATCGGAATGGAGATGGAGCGGTTACAATGAAATCCAAAATCCCAAAAAGAGATATGCCATATTAAATTACCGTCGGTTAATGGAGCTCCTTGGTTGTGAATCTTTAGATGCATTAAAAGAGGTCCATGGGCAATGGATTGAAGATAGTCTAAAAAAAGGGAAACTGGCCCGTGAAAAAAAGTGGTCCCGGAGCATTGCCGTTGGAAGCAGAGAATATATTGAAAACATACAAACGAAACTCGGCGTAAAAGCGATTCACCGTAAAATACATGAAACTCAGGGCAGTTTTGAACTTCGGGAAGATCAAAGCCCTTACACTGCTGCTTTCGGTGCTGAAAATGAAAGAATAAGGCAGGTAAATATGTTTAACTGGGACTCTTTCTAA
- a CDS encoding transposase, whose amino-acid sequence MPRAKRFYIPGCVWHITHRCHKKEFLLKFARDRNRWLDLLFRAKQKYGLEVLNYIVTSNHIHLLVSDNGNRDTIPKSMQLIAGQTAQEYNIRKKRRGAYWEDRYHATAIQVDTHLASCLIYIDMNMVRTGVVSHPSEWRWSGYNEIQNPKKRYAILNYRRLMELLGCESLDALKEVHGQWIEDSLKKGKPAREKKWSRGIAVGSREYIENIQTKLGVKAIHRKIHESKDSSELREDQSPYTAIFGTENERLRQENTYRWGLF is encoded by the coding sequence ATGCCGCGTGCAAAAAGATTTTATATTCCAGGTTGTGTATGGCACATAACCCATCGCTGTCACAAAAAAGAGTTTCTGCTGAAATTTGCTCGTGACAGGAATCGTTGGTTAGATCTGCTTTTCAGGGCCAAGCAGAAATACGGACTTGAAGTTTTAAATTACATTGTCACTTCTAACCATATCCATTTGCTGGTATCAGATAACGGTAACAGGGATACAATTCCAAAATCAATGCAGCTTATTGCCGGGCAGACCGCTCAAGAGTACAACATCAGAAAAAAACGGCGAGGTGCCTATTGGGAGGATCGTTACCATGCAACGGCAATCCAGGTCGATACCCATTTAGCCAGTTGCCTGATTTATATTGACATGAATATGGTACGAACAGGCGTGGTTTCTCATCCATCGGAATGGCGATGGAGCGGTTACAATGAAATCCAAAATCCCAAAAAAAGATATGCCATATTAAATTACCGTCGGTTAATGGAGCTCCTTGGTTGTGAATCTTTAGATGCATTAAAAGAGGTCCATGGGCAATGGATTGAAGATAGTCTAAAAAAAGGGAAACCGGCCCGTGAAAAAAAGTGGTCCCGGGGCATTGCCGTTGGAAGCAGAGAATATATTGAAAACATACAAACGAAACTCGGCGTAAAAGCGATTCACCGTAAAATACATGAAAGTAAAGACAGTTCTGAACTTAGGGAGGATCAAAGCCCTTACACGGCTATTTTCGGTACTGAAAATGAAAGGCTAAGGCAGGAAAATACCTATAGATGGGGCCTTTTTTAA
- a CDS encoding IS66 family transposase yields the protein MKVGSYNLLPELRPPGKAFTGPCRSNHETPVREEVDRVKQEFEQLSLAGKVTPEVKVLMNSMLLVVELILSVFLEKQTRKNSKNSSLPSSQTDRDETAKPTSTGKGKGKKVSGEISNTRVNETVTIAKAETCDVCGTPLDQTPCQGLERRTKIDIVFEKVVEHIDAEIKECPNCKATAKGHFPEDMPGSLQYGNGLKAFAIHLIISQMVALNRVQKQISAMIGTVISEATLLKFVWRLYQSLEEWETKSIESILHAPSIHVDETSFRVEGKNHWIHVYSSGGITLKLLHRKRGKEAIVDLNIIPRYGGVIIHDCWASYLSYDHCGHGLCGSHLLRELTFIVDSNQYKWAINMKKLLQETCHIVSKREDKCLTDKEYANLQKRYRNILTRGDKELPEIPPKPKGKRGKIAKSDAHNLWERLKKYETAVLLFARESYVPFTNNRAERDLRMAKVKQKISGCFRRRHYAHAYCRISSYLQTMASQGINPLVAIQMALTGKLTDMGE from the coding sequence ATGAAGGTGGGGTCTTACAACCTGTTACCTGAATTGCGCCCGCCAGGCAAGGCTTTCACCGGGCCATGCAGGTCTAACCACGAAACTCCTGTTCGAGAAGAAGTCGATCGTGTGAAGCAAGAGTTTGAGCAACTGAGCTTGGCAGGCAAGGTAACTCCTGAGGTAAAGGTGTTAATGAATAGCATGCTTCTCGTTGTGGAATTGATCCTGTCTGTTTTTCTCGAAAAGCAAACTCGCAAAAACAGCAAAAATTCAAGTTTGCCTTCTTCTCAAACGGACAGAGATGAAACTGCCAAACCGACTTCTACCGGCAAGGGAAAGGGCAAAAAAGTCAGTGGTGAAATCAGTAACACCCGTGTTAACGAAACTGTCACCATTGCCAAAGCTGAAACCTGTGATGTCTGCGGCACACCTTTGGATCAAACTCCTTGCCAGGGGCTCGAACGGCGGACAAAGATAGACATCGTTTTTGAAAAAGTTGTAGAGCACATTGATGCCGAGATAAAGGAATGTCCCAACTGCAAGGCGACGGCAAAAGGGCATTTTCCCGAAGACATGCCCGGAAGTTTACAGTACGGCAATGGACTCAAAGCTTTTGCCATTCATTTGATAATCAGTCAAATGGTTGCTCTCAATCGGGTTCAGAAACAGATATCTGCCATGATCGGCACTGTTATCTCCGAGGCAACTTTGCTCAAGTTTGTATGGAGGCTTTATCAATCTCTTGAGGAATGGGAGACAAAATCCATTGAAAGTATCCTTCATGCCCCTTCCATTCATGTGGATGAGACATCATTCCGGGTGGAAGGTAAAAATCATTGGATTCATGTATATTCTTCAGGAGGAATCACGCTAAAATTACTTCATCGAAAGCGGGGCAAGGAGGCGATTGTTGATTTGAATATCATTCCCCGCTATGGTGGGGTGATCATCCATGATTGCTGGGCATCATATTTATCATATGATCATTGTGGACATGGACTTTGTGGTTCGCACTTATTACGGGAACTGACCTTTATTGTTGATTCCAATCAATACAAGTGGGCCATTAATATGAAAAAGTTATTGCAGGAGACTTGTCATATTGTGTCCAAGCGAGAGGATAAATGCCTTACCGATAAAGAATATGCAAATTTGCAGAAACGCTACCGCAACATTCTTACACGTGGGGATAAAGAATTACCGGAGATTCCGCCAAAGCCAAAAGGTAAGCGTGGAAAGATAGCCAAATCAGATGCTCATAATCTTTGGGAAAGGCTGAAAAAATATGAAACAGCGGTATTGTTGTTTGCCAGAGAATCGTATGTCCCCTTTACCAACAATCGGGCGGAGCGTGATCTCCGCATGGCAAAGGTGAAACAGAAAATATCAGGATGTTTTAGGCGCCGGCATTATGCTCATGCCTATTGTCGAATTTCAAGCTATCTGCAAACAATGGCAAGCCAGGGTATCAACCCGCTTGTGGCTATTCAGATGGCTTTGACAGGTAAACTTACAGATATGGGTGAGTAG
- a CDS encoding IS1634 family transposase has protein sequence MRAEVKTRKAGRHHLRQIGLGLLVARDTRLPLFYSIYPGNIHDSKHFESIMEEMFRVACDLNNTKERLTIVIDKGMNSEGNYTWIDEHSRVHFITTYSTYFAQELAATPLDRFEIADTARNRRLIDEERREECQLAYRTKKEYWGKERSVIITYNPRTARKKSYTFESKLDTIRQELLAMRTKVKEGAAHWKKAEDVQARYIRLCQRLHMAPDLFTLNFETSANGLNMSFRKDPYIVKQKKLMFGKNIIITDNTDWATKDIIEASLDRWQVEDRFRLSKNEDLVGVQPIRHWTDSKIKCHLFTCVAAMAYLRRIELKLKSAGIERTAENVMDDMKHLHSILTLPKGARKPTRRLETPSKTQAEVLSAFGHHINEGGVLQPVT, from the coding sequence TTGCGTGCAGAGGTAAAAACAAGGAAGGCAGGCAGGCATCATCTCAGACAGATCGGCCTCGGCCTTTTGGTTGCACGAGACACCAGACTCCCTTTATTTTATTCGATTTACCCAGGCAATATTCATGATAGCAAGCACTTTGAATCAATCATGGAAGAAATGTTTAGGGTGGCATGCGACCTGAACAATACCAAAGAGCGACTTACAATCGTTATTGACAAAGGAATGAATTCTGAAGGGAATTACACCTGGATTGACGAGCATTCCAGAGTCCATTTTATTACGACATATTCCACTTATTTTGCCCAGGAGCTTGCGGCTACCCCACTCGACCGGTTTGAAATTGCAGATACTGCCCGCAACAGAAGACTGATTGATGAAGAGCGCCGGGAAGAGTGTCAATTGGCATATCGAACTAAAAAAGAATACTGGGGCAAGGAGCGGAGCGTTATCATAACTTATAATCCCAGGACAGCCCGAAAGAAATCATACACCTTTGAGAGCAAGCTTGATACGATCCGACAGGAATTGCTTGCAATGAGAACGAAGGTTAAAGAAGGAGCAGCTCACTGGAAGAAAGCTGAGGACGTACAAGCCAGATATATCCGATTGTGTCAAAGGCTTCACATGGCCCCCGATTTATTTACTCTGAATTTTGAAACATCAGCAAACGGCTTGAATATGAGCTTCCGAAAAGATCCATATATAGTGAAACAAAAAAAGCTGATGTTCGGTAAAAATATTATCATCACAGATAATACGGACTGGGCGACAAAAGATATTATTGAAGCGAGTTTAGATCGATGGCAAGTTGAAGACCGCTTCCGTCTCAGTAAGAATGAAGACTTAGTAGGTGTGCAGCCGATCCGGCACTGGACTGACAGCAAAATTAAATGTCATTTATTTACATGTGTGGCCGCCATGGCTTACCTGCGTCGAATTGAATTAAAACTAAAGAGCGCCGGAATTGAACGGACAGCAGAGAACGTCATGGATGATATGAAGCATCTACATTCTATTCTGACTTTGCCGAAAGGGGCAAGAAAACCGACCAGGCGCCTTGAGACGCCGAGTAAGACCCAGGCCGAAGTCCTATCGGCCTTTGGCCATCATATTAATGAAGGTGGGGTCTTACAACCTGTTACCTGA